A window of Primulina huaijiensis isolate GDHJ02 chromosome 9, ASM1229523v2, whole genome shotgun sequence contains these coding sequences:
- the LOC140983819 gene encoding F-box/kelch-repeat protein At3g06240-like has translation MTGSEDLYVKLPQDVIFQILFKLSTRTLLNLRCVSKSFVSLISHPYFLRLRLSSAPAASHHLLYYESSDYTKIYFSFHDSQTFSLCKMLETPFRSVNGYLRLVGSSRGVVCLFDTNYFNFLGTVILWNPFIGKYKILQTMQGFRYFKSSFSHMAVGFGFDHTNLDFKVVKILYGYDNNEHELRSKALVYGIKTGSWRSIEEFVPCFMPKNWCSNVFVHGVVHWMAYRRPQFDGHLDCIMGFDVVEEIFTVMEVPQNLGPNCKDMRLSPMVNEQSLSLFVSYRENMGESWDVWLMNDYGKVDSWARKYVIVLEQVFVPIKVVNDGEILAAISDELLVLMNVETEEVTDLAVCGLPLSFYAADYDPSLALIDTGQQLME, from the coding sequence ATGACAGGAAGCGAGGATCTTTACGTCAAACTCCCTCAAGATGTCATCTTCCAAATCCTCTTTAAGCTCTCCACAAGAACCCTACTAAATCTCAGGTGCGTTTCCAAATCCTTTGTTTCCTTAATCTCTCACCCCTATTTCCTCAGACTTCGCCTATCCTCTGCCCCCGCCGCCTCCCACCACCTCCTGTATTATGAATCCTCGGATTACACGAAGATATACTTTTCCTTTCATGATTCCCAGACGTTTTCTCTGTGTAAAATGCTCGAAACTCCATTCAGGAGTGTTAATGGTTACTTGAGGCTTGTCGGTTCTAGCAGGGGAGTTGTGTGTTTGTTCGATACCAATTATTTTAACTTTCTTGGCACTGTGATTTTGTGGAACCCCTTTATTGGAAAGTACAAGATTCTGCAGACGATGCAAGGATTTCGTTATTTTAAGAGTAGTTTCTCACATATGGCTGTAGGGTTTGGATTTGATCACACGAATCTTGACTTCAAAGTTGTGAAAATCTTGTATGGTTATGATAATAATGAGCATGAGTTACGATCAAAGGCTTTGGTATATGGAATCAAAACTGGATCTTGGAGGAGTATTGAAGAGTTTGTTCCTTGTTTCATGCCCAAAAATTGGTGTAGCAATGTGTTTGTGCATGGTGTTGTGCATTGGATGGCATATAGGAGGCCGCAATTTGACGGGCATCTGGATTGCATTATGGGTTTTGATGTAGTTGAGGAGATTTTCACGGTAATGGAGGTGCCTCAAAATCTTGGACCTAACTGTAAGGACATGAGGTTGTCTCCCATGGTTAATGAGCAATCTTTGTCTCTCTTTGTAAGTTATCGTGAGAATATGGGTGAGTCATGGGATGTGTGGTTGATGAATGACTATGGGAAGGTGGATTCTTGGGCGCGAAAATATGTTATTGTGTTAGAGCAGGTGTTTGTTCCCATCAAGGTTGTAAATGATGGTGAAATCTTAGCTGCAATAAGTGACGAATTATTGGTTTTGATGAATGTTGAAACAGAGGAAGTTACGGATCTCGCAGTTTGTGGATTGCCGCTATCGTTCTATGCAGCTGATTATGATCCGAGCTTGGCTTTGATTGATACTGGACAGCAACTCATGGAGTAG